The nucleotide window CTCCATCGCCCTGGAGGAGCTGGGCATTCCCTACGAGGTGCACCGGGTGGACATCGGCCGTGATGAGCAGTTCCTGCCCGAGTTCCTGGCCATCAACCCCAACAACAAGATCCCGGCCATAGTGGATCCCGACGGCCCCGACGGCGAGCCCCTGACCCTGTTCGAGTCCGGCGCCATCCTGCTGTACCTGGCCGAGAAGACCGGTAGGCTGCTGCCCGCCGAGCCGGCCCGGCGCATCCAGTGCATCCAGTGGCTGATGTTCCAGATGGCCGGCATCGGTCCCATGTTCGGCCAGTTCGGCCATTTCCATAAATACGCCGGCGACAGGTGCAACCACCCTTATCCCAAGGCCCGCTACGGCAACGAGGCCAGGCGGCTGCTGGGGGTAGTGGAACAGCGCCTGGCAGGCCGCAAGTTCATCATGGACGACGACTTCACCATCGCCGACATCGCCACCTTCCCCTGGGTGGATTGCCTGATCCGCTATTACGACGCCGCCGACCATCTTGGCCTGGACAACTATCCGCAGCTGATGGACTGGTACCGGCGCTGCATGGCCAGGCCGGCCAGCCAGCGCGGCAAGGACGTGGGTGGCGAGTAACGGCCTGCTCTGGGTGGGCGGCCGGGCATTCCAATTGCCCGGCTCTGCCACCATAATAGGGCTCCAAAAGCACAGGGGGCAGAATGCGCATCTTCACTCTGCTGTTGCTGGTCCTGCTGGGGCTGTTGCAGTACCGCCTCTGGTGGGGCGACAACAGTGTCCAGGAACACCTGCAGCTCAAGGCCGACATCAAGCGGGTCCAGGCCCAGAACGCCGAGCTTCGCAAGCGTAACCAGCTGATGTACGTGGAAGTGCAGGATCTGCGCTCGGCCACGGCCGCCCTGGAAGAACGGGCCCGCAAGGAGCTGGGCATGATCCGTGAAGGCGAGACCTTCTACCGCGTCATTCCGGCCCAGACCAATTAAGCATGAACAAGACACAGAAACTGGCCGTGGTGGTGCCTGCCGCCGGGGTAGGGCGCCGCATGGGCCAGGACATTCCCAAACAGTATTTGCTGCTGGACGGCCAGCCGATCCTGGGGCGGACCCTGGCGCGGCTGCTGGCCTGCGAAGAGGTGGGCCTGGTGGTGGTGGCCCTGGGCGAGGACGACCCCTGGTTCGAGGCGCTGCCGCTGGCCAGGGACCCCCGTATTCTCAAGGTTCGGGGCGGCGCCGAACGGGCCCATTCGGTGTTGGCCGGCCTCAAGGCCCTGGATGAGCAGGCCTATCCCTGGGTCATGGTCCACGACGCTGCCCGGCCGCTGGTCACCAATACCGATCTGGTCCTGCTCATGGACCAGGCCCGCCAGGGCCGGGGCGCCATACTGGCGGCGCCGGTGGTGGACACCATGAAGCTGGCGGACGAGACCGGCAGCATCGACGGCACCGTACCCAGGGAAAGGCTATGGCGGGCCTTCACCCCCCAGTGCTTCCCCACCGCCGCCCTGCGCCAGGCCTTGGAGCAGGGCCTGGCCGACGGTGCCGCCATCACCGACGAGGCCTCGGCCATGGAACGCCAGGGCCACAAGGTGGCGCTGGTGGCCGGCCGGGAAGACAACATCAAGATCACCAATCCCCGGGATCTGGCCCTGGCAGAGTACCTGCTGGCCGCCCAGGAAAGAGAAGGCATAGCATGATGCGCATAGGTCACGGTTTCGACGTGCACAAGTTCGGCGGCGACAAGCCGCTGATCCTGGGGGGCGTCACCCTTCCCCATCACCAGGGCCTGCTGGCCCATTCCGACGGCGACGTGGTGCTGCACGCGGTCTGCGACGCCCTGCTGGGCGCCGTGGGCCTGGGCGACATAGGCCGCCACTTCCCGGATACGGATCCCAAGTGGAAAGGGGCCGACTCCCGGGATCTGCTGCGCCAGGTGGTAAGCCTGGTCAGCGAGCGCGGCTACCGGCTCGGCAACCTGGACGTGACCATAGCGGCCCAGGCGCCGAAGATGGCCCCCCATATCGAGGCCATGCGCGCCGTCATTGCCGAGGACCTGCAGGGCGCTGTGGAGGCGGTCAACGTCAAGGCCACCACCACAGAGCGGCTCGGCTTCGTGGGCCGCGAGGAGGGCATCGCCGTGCACGCCGTGGTGCTGCTGGAGGCCCTGGCATGAACTGGGCGTACGCACATGGCAAGCCCAAGGCCAAAGGCGTTATCCGCAGCCAGTGGCAGGACTTCGTGGTCACCGAGGAGCTGGGCTTCGAACTGAGCGGCGAGGGCGAGCACCTCTGGGTGGAGATCGAGAAGCAGGGCCTGAACAGCCAGGACGTGATCCGCCTGCTGGCCAAGGCCGCCGGCATCCCCCAGCGCCAGGTGGGCCACAGCGGCCTCAAGGACAAGCACGGCGTCACCCGCCAGTGGTTGTCGCTGTGGCTGCCCGGCAAGGCGGCGCCGGATCTCAGCGGCCTCGAAAGCGAACAGCTGCGCATCCTGCAGGTGCACAAGCACAACCGCAAGCTCAGGCCCGGCAGCCACAGGGCCAACGGCTTTATCCTCAAGGTCAGGGAGCTGGCGGATGCCGAGGCGCTGGCAGAGCGCCTGGCGCTGATCCAGGCCCAGGGCGTGCCCAATTACTTTGGCGAGCAGCGCTTCGGCTTCGATAACCACAACCTGGAACTGTTCCGCCAGCTGGTGGACGGCCAGCCCATGCGCAAGAACCGCCAGTCCATGGCCATCTCCGCCGCCCGCTCCTGGCTGTTCAACCAGGTGGTGTCCAGGCGCATCGAACAGGGCCTGCACAGGACCGTCCGGCCCGGCGACTGCCTGATGCTGGCCGGCTCGCGCAGCCGTTTCGTGGCCAAGGCCGAGGAGCTGGCCGAGCTGCAGCGGCGCCTGGCCGAGCGGGATCTCAACCTGAGCGCGCCGCTGTGGGGCCAGGGCGAACCGGGCGCCGAAGGCGAGGCCGCCGACTGGGAACGCCAGGCCCTGGCCGATCAGGCGGAATTCATGGCCGGCCTGGAGGCCATTGGCGCCGACATGGACCGGCGGCCGCTGTGGCTCTACCCGGCGGACATGAACTGGCAGCTGGCGGGTGACGAGCTGCAGCTGAGCTTCAGCCTGCCCTCCGGCGCCTTTGCCACCAGCGTGCTCAGAGAGCTGGTATGTTATCAGGACCATTTCCGAGCCGAGGTGAAGGATGCGGATACTGCTCAGTAACGACGACGGGGTCCATGCTCCGGGCATAGCGGCCATGGCCAGGGCCCTGGCGGCCCTGGGCGAAGTCAGGGTGGTGGCGCCGGATCGCAACTGCAGTGGCGCCTCCAACTCCCTGACGTTGGAGAACCCGCTGCGGGTACAGCAGCTGGAAAACGGCTTCCATGCCGTCAAGGGCACCCCCACCGACTGCGTGCACCTGGCCATCAACGGCCTCTGGGACGACTGGCAGCCGGATCTGGTGGTGGCCGGCATCAACGCCGGCGCCAACCTGGGCGACGACGTGCTCTACTCCGGCACCGTGGCGGCGGCCACCGAAGGGCGCCACCTGGGCCTGCCCGCCGTGGCGGTGAGCCTGGTCGGCCGCGCCCTCAACCACTACGATACCGCCGCCGAGGTGGCCACCAGCATCATCCGCGAGCTGCCCCACCATCCGCTGCCGCCCATGCACATCCTCAACATCAATGTGCCGGATCTGCCCAGGGACGAGCTGAGCGGCGTACAGGTGACCCGGCTCGGCTACCGGCACCGGGCCGAGTCCATGATCAACACCAGGGATCCGGCCGGCCGTTCCATCTACTGGCTGGGCCCGCCGGGCAGCGGCGCCGACGCCGGCCCGGGCACCGATTTCGACGCCATCAACCAGGGCAAGGTGTCGGTGACGCCGCTGCAGATCGATCTCACCGCCCACCGCATGCTGGCGCCCCTGGCGGGCTGGATAGACAAAATCAAACCTTGAGTGGAGTCATGGCCATCAAAACCACCGGCCAAGTGGGCCGTCTGATAGACCAGTTGCAACGGGAAGGGATCCGCGACCAGCAGGTGCTCAAGGCCCTGGCCGAGGTGCCGCGCCAGCTGTTCGTGGACGAGATCCTGGTTCACAAGGCCTACGAGAACACCGCCCTGCCCATAGGCGAGGGCCAGACCATCTCCCAGCCCTACATAGTGGCGCGCATGACCGAGCTGCTGCTGTCGCTGGGGCCCTGCCGCAAGGTGCTGGAGATAGGCACCGGCTCCGGCTACCAGACGGCGGTGCTGGCCAGGCTCTGTGAGCAGGTATTCAGCGTCGAGCGGATAAAATCCCTGCAGTACCAGGCCAGGCGCCGGCTGCTGCAGCTGGATCTGCACAACGTCAAGATGAAGCACGGCGACGGCTGGAAGGGCTGGCGCAGCCAGGCTCCCTTCGACGGCATCCTGGTGACGGCGGCGCCGGCGGAGCTGCCGGTGGCGCTGCTGGAACAGCTGGCCGACGGCGGCGTGCTGGTGGTGCCCGTGGGCACCGACCGGCAGGTACTGAAGCTGATCCAGCGCCAGGGCGATCGCTTTGTGGAACAGGACATGGAATGGGTACGCTTCGTGCCCTTGGTGAAAGGGGATTTGCAGTGAGGATCTTTTCAGCCCTCTACGACAGGGTCATGCTCTGGGCCCGCCATCCCAGGGCCAGTGTGTTCCTGGGCACCATGAGCTTCGCCGAATCGGTGATATGGCCGGTGCCCGTCGACGTGATGCTGGCACCCATGGCCCTGGCCAAGCCCCAGCAGGCCTGGCGCTACGCCCTGATCGCCACCCTCACCTCGGTGCTGGGTGGCCTGTTCGGCTATGCCCTGGGCTGGCTGCTGTTCGAGCCCGTGGTCATGCCGCTGATCCAATGGGCCGGCTATGAAGACAAGCTGGCCAGGACCCAGGCCTGGTTTGCCGACTACGGCATCTGGGTGATCCTGCTGGCGGGCTTCTCGCCGCTGCCCTATAAGGTGTTCACCGTCACCGCCGGCCTGATGCAGATGATGCTGCTGCCCTTCATGCTGATGTCCCTGGTGGGCAGGGCGGCCCGCTTCTACCTGGTGGCCGGGCTGATGAAGGCTGGCGGCGCTCGCATGGAAGCCAGGCTCAGGCACATCATCGACTGGCTGGGCTGGGCCACGATAGTGCTGGCCCTGGTGCTCTACCTGTTGCTGAGGTAACGGCCGATGCGGGGAGCTCTGCTGGCGTTCCTTGTGCTGCTGGCCGGTTGCAGTGCCGACCGGCCGGCGCCGGTGAGCTCCCTGTCCTCCAACAAGCCCCTGGCCCGGGTAGTCAACTACGAGCCCATCAAGGGCAACAGCTACCGGGTCAAAAAGGGCGACACCCTCTATTCCATCGCCTTTCGCTCCGGCCAGGACTACCGGCAGCTGGCCAAGCGCAACGGCATAGCCGCCCCCTATCGCATCTTTCCCGGCCAGATCATCAGGCTGTCATGGACGGCCCCTAAGGTGGCAAAAAAGCCGCCCACCTCATCTGGTCCGAGCACTCAGAGCCGGTCACCTAAAAAGGTTGAACAGAAAACAACCAGGGCGTATGGTCAAAGCAAAGGTAACAAAAATGTTAACAGCCAGCCGGCCGTTGGCAGCAGTGTTACCAGGCAGTGGCGATGGCCCGTCCAGGGCAAGCTGATCGCCGGTTTTTCCCACCGCCAGGACGGCAACAAGGGCATCGATATCAGTGCCCCCAGGGGAACGCCGGTTCGCGCCACCGCCGCCGGCAAGGTCGTTTATGCCGGTAGTGCCCTGCGGGGGTACGGGCGCCTGGTCATCATCAAGCACGATGACGATTACCTCAGTGCCTATGCCCATAACGACAGCCTGCAGGTCAAAGAACAACAGTGGGTCAAGGCGGGTCAAATAATAGCCCGTGTGGGTGATTCCGATAGCGAGACCGTCAAGCTACATTTCGAGATACGTTATCGCGGAACCGCAATTAACCCACTGAAAAAGTTAAAAAAATAATAATCCAATAACTAGGGAGTCTAGCGCAGAACTGAGCAACAACGTGGGTCCACCACCATATATGGGAGGCATGACTATGGCCCGGAAAAACGCCAAAAAAGCCGTAACGGAATCGGAAGTGGATGTCAGGGAGCAGGGGAAAGCCAAGCGCAGCCCCGCCAAGGACGAGGAGATCACCAGCGAAGACTTCCAGAAGAGTCTCGATGCCACCCAGCTGTACCTCAGCGAGATCGGCTTTTCGCCACTGCTGACGGCAGACGAAGAAAAATTCTATTCCCGCAAGGCCCTCAAGGGCTGCGAAGCTTCCCGCAAGCGCATGATCGAGAGCAACCTGCGCCTGGTGGTGAAGATAGCCCGCCGCTACAACAACAGGGGGCTGGCGCTGCTGGACCTCATCGAAGAAGGCAACCTCGGCCTGATCCGCGCCGTGGAAAAGTTCGATCCCGAACGCGGCTTCCGTTTTTCCACCTATGCCACCTGGTGGATCCGCCAGACCATAGAGCGGGCCATCATGAACCAGACCCGCACCATCCGCCTGCCCATCCATGTGGTCAAGGAACTGAACGTCTACCTGCGTACCGCCCGTGAACTGTCCCACAAGCTGGACCACGAGCCGACCGTGGAGGAGATCGCCACCAGCCTGGACAAGCCGGTGGACGACGTGGCCAAGATGCTGCGCCTGAACGAGCGCATCAGTTCGGTGGACACCCCCATCGGCGGTGATTCCGACAAGGCGCTGCTGGACGTCATCGCCGACGAAAAGGAAATGGGACCGGAAGGGGAGCTGCAGGACACCGACATCCGCAAGAGCCTGGTGAAATGGCTGGACGAACTCAATTCCAAGCAGCGGGAAGTGCTGGCCAGGCGCTTCGGCCTGCTGGGCTACGAGCCGGCCACCCTGGAAGACGTGGGCCGGGAGATCGGCCTGACCCGGGAGCGGGTCCGGCAGATCCAGGTGGAGGCGCTGCGCCGGTTGCGCGAGCGCCTGGCCCAGGAAGGCCTGAACTCCGAGGCGCTCTTTACCGACTGAGCCGGGGCTCGGCCCCTAGAGGCTGGCCTTGAGTTCGAACAGCAGTGCCAGGGCCTGCCTGGGACTGAGATCATCGGGATCGATGGCCTTGAGCCTGGTGATCACCTCGGGATCCTCATTGAGAGCCAGCGACAGCTGGCTTTCTGTTTTTTCTTCCCTTGCCAGCGGCGCCTCGGCGGCCGCTCCTTGGCTCTCCAGCTCCTGCAGCTTGTGGCGGGCCCGGCTCACCACCGCCTTGGGCACCCCGGCCAGCAGCGCCACCTGCAGGCCGTAGCTGCGCGAGGCCGGGCCGCTCTGCACCGCATGCATGAAGGTGACGCTGTCCTCGTGCTCCACCGCGTCCAGGTGCACGTTGTCGACACCGTCCAGCTGCTCGGCCAGGGCGGTCAGCTCGAAATAGTGGGTGGCGAACAGGGTCAGGCTGCGGCAACGTTCGGCCAGCTCCACGGCGCAGGACCAGGCCAGGGACAGGCCGTCGTAGGTGGAGGTGCCGCGGCCGATCTCGTCCATCAGCACCAGGCTGGCGGGGGTGGCGTTGTGCAAAATGGTGGCGGTCTCGGTCATCTCCACCATGAAGGTGGAGCGGCCCGAGGCGAGATCGTCGGCGGCGCCGATGCGGGTGAAGATCCTGTCTACCAGGCCGATGCGGGCCGCCTCGGCCGGCACGAAACTGCCCATGTGCGCCATCAGGGTGATCAGCGCCGTCTGGCGCATGTAGGTGGACTTGCCGCCCATGTTGGGGCCTGTCACCACCAGCATGCGCCGCTCTGGGCTCAGGGCCACAGGGTTGGCG belongs to Gallaecimonas sp. GXIMD4217 and includes:
- a CDS encoding glutathione S-transferase N-terminal domain-containing protein; the encoded protein is MSQRWTSQHPQLLQLYTLPTPNGQKVSIALEELGIPYEVHRVDIGRDEQFLPEFLAINPNNKIPAIVDPDGPDGEPLTLFESGAILLYLAEKTGRLLPAEPARRIQCIQWLMFQMAGIGPMFGQFGHFHKYAGDRCNHPYPKARYGNEARRLLGVVEQRLAGRKFIMDDDFTIADIATFPWVDCLIRYYDAADHLGLDNYPQLMDWYRRCMARPASQRGKDVGGE
- the ftsB gene encoding cell division protein FtsB, translating into MRIFTLLLLVLLGLLQYRLWWGDNSVQEHLQLKADIKRVQAQNAELRKRNQLMYVEVQDLRSATAALEERARKELGMIREGETFYRVIPAQTN
- the ispD gene encoding 2-C-methyl-D-erythritol 4-phosphate cytidylyltransferase yields the protein MNKTQKLAVVVPAAGVGRRMGQDIPKQYLLLDGQPILGRTLARLLACEEVGLVVVALGEDDPWFEALPLARDPRILKVRGGAERAHSVLAGLKALDEQAYPWVMVHDAARPLVTNTDLVLLMDQARQGRGAILAAPVVDTMKLADETGSIDGTVPRERLWRAFTPQCFPTAALRQALEQGLADGAAITDEASAMERQGHKVALVAGREDNIKITNPRDLALAEYLLAAQEREGIA
- the ispF gene encoding 2-C-methyl-D-erythritol 2,4-cyclodiphosphate synthase; translated protein: MRIGHGFDVHKFGGDKPLILGGVTLPHHQGLLAHSDGDVVLHAVCDALLGAVGLGDIGRHFPDTDPKWKGADSRDLLRQVVSLVSERGYRLGNLDVTIAAQAPKMAPHIEAMRAVIAEDLQGAVEAVNVKATTTERLGFVGREEGIAVHAVVLLEALA
- a CDS encoding tRNA pseudouridine(13) synthase TruD; this encodes MNWAYAHGKPKAKGVIRSQWQDFVVTEELGFELSGEGEHLWVEIEKQGLNSQDVIRLLAKAAGIPQRQVGHSGLKDKHGVTRQWLSLWLPGKAAPDLSGLESEQLRILQVHKHNRKLRPGSHRANGFILKVRELADAEALAERLALIQAQGVPNYFGEQRFGFDNHNLELFRQLVDGQPMRKNRQSMAISAARSWLFNQVVSRRIEQGLHRTVRPGDCLMLAGSRSRFVAKAEELAELQRRLAERDLNLSAPLWGQGEPGAEGEAADWERQALADQAEFMAGLEAIGADMDRRPLWLYPADMNWQLAGDELQLSFSLPSGAFATSVLRELVCYQDHFRAEVKDADTAQ
- the surE gene encoding 5'/3'-nucleotidase SurE → MRILLSNDDGVHAPGIAAMARALAALGEVRVVAPDRNCSGASNSLTLENPLRVQQLENGFHAVKGTPTDCVHLAINGLWDDWQPDLVVAGINAGANLGDDVLYSGTVAAATEGRHLGLPAVAVSLVGRALNHYDTAAEVATSIIRELPHHPLPPMHILNINVPDLPRDELSGVQVTRLGYRHRAESMINTRDPAGRSIYWLGPPGSGADAGPGTDFDAINQGKVSVTPLQIDLTAHRMLAPLAGWIDKIKP
- a CDS encoding protein-L-isoaspartate(D-aspartate) O-methyltransferase, with the protein product MAIKTTGQVGRLIDQLQREGIRDQQVLKALAEVPRQLFVDEILVHKAYENTALPIGEGQTISQPYIVARMTELLLSLGPCRKVLEIGTGSGYQTAVLARLCEQVFSVERIKSLQYQARRRLLQLDLHNVKMKHGDGWKGWRSQAPFDGILVTAAPAELPVALLEQLADGGVLVVPVGTDRQVLKLIQRQGDRFVEQDMEWVRFVPLVKGDLQ
- a CDS encoding YqaA family protein, whose amino-acid sequence is MRIFSALYDRVMLWARHPRASVFLGTMSFAESVIWPVPVDVMLAPMALAKPQQAWRYALIATLTSVLGGLFGYALGWLLFEPVVMPLIQWAGYEDKLARTQAWFADYGIWVILLAGFSPLPYKVFTVTAGLMQMMLLPFMLMSLVGRAARFYLVAGLMKAGGARMEARLRHIIDWLGWATIVLALVLYLLLR
- a CDS encoding peptidoglycan DD-metalloendopeptidase family protein — encoded protein: MLLAGCSADRPAPVSSLSSNKPLARVVNYEPIKGNSYRVKKGDTLYSIAFRSGQDYRQLAKRNGIAAPYRIFPGQIIRLSWTAPKVAKKPPTSSGPSTQSRSPKKVEQKTTRAYGQSKGNKNVNSQPAVGSSVTRQWRWPVQGKLIAGFSHRQDGNKGIDISAPRGTPVRATAAGKVVYAGSALRGYGRLVIIKHDDDYLSAYAHNDSLQVKEQQWVKAGQIIARVGDSDSETVKLHFEIRYRGTAINPLKKLKK